One SAR202 cluster bacterium genomic region harbors:
- the rbfA gene encoding 30S ribosome-binding factor RbfA, with protein MNRRIQRLNQLLRQELSLLIQRQLRDPRLSPLISITRVDTTDDLRESRVYVSVMGTREQKRDAMHGLTSAAGFMRRELAEVITLRHIPSLTFQLDDSMEKAEKVLQVMNKLSTDRKDNPASDASRISGNH; from the coding sequence ATGAACCGCCGAATCCAACGCCTCAACCAGCTCCTCCGACAGGAGCTAAGCCTCCTCATCCAGCGCCAGCTTCGCGACCCCCGCCTCAGCCCCCTCATCAGCATCACCCGCGTCGACACCACCGACGACCTCCGCGAGTCCCGCGTCTACGTCAGTGTCATGGGCACCCGCGAGCAAAAACGCGACGCCATGCACGGCCTCACCTCCGCCGCCGGCTTCATGCGACGCGAACTCGCTGAAGTCATCACCCTCCGGCACATACCCAGCCTTACCTTCCAACTGGACGACTCCATGGAAAAAGCCGAAAAAGTCCTCCAGGTCATGAACAAACTCTCCACAGACCGCAAGGACAACCCAGCCTCAGATGCCTCCCGCATATCTGGGAATCACTAA